One Echinicola strongylocentroti DNA window includes the following coding sequences:
- a CDS encoding rhodanese-like domain-containing protein: MKNTQTIALATLIILIGVFGFQTKEPWTAKQMVSPYELNKQMRLDDKTIPVLLSVGPEAVIEGSVDIGPGQDGKNIDKLIQRVEKLDKDQEIIIYCGCCPLQKCPNVRPAFKALNDLGFNQHKLLAILNNIKTDWIDKGYPTAQTE; the protein is encoded by the coding sequence ATGAAAAATACGCAAACAATAGCATTAGCTACCTTAATAATTTTGATAGGTGTTTTTGGCTTCCAGACAAAAGAACCTTGGACTGCCAAGCAAATGGTCTCTCCATATGAGCTGAATAAGCAGATGCGTTTAGACGATAAAACTATCCCTGTTTTACTCAGTGTGGGACCGGAAGCGGTGATCGAGGGATCTGTGGATATTGGGCCTGGGCAAGATGGAAAGAATATTGATAAATTGATCCAACGAGTGGAGAAGCTGGACAAAGATCAGGAAATTATCATTTACTGTGGTTGCTGCCCGTTACAAAAATGCCCCAATGTGAGGCCTGCATTTAAAGCACTAAATGACCTGGGCTTTAATCAGCATAAATTGTTGGCCATTCTAAACAACATCAAGACAGACTGGATCGACAAAGGATACCCAACTGCTCAAACAGAGTAA